From Lepus europaeus isolate LE1 chromosome 3, mLepTim1.pri, whole genome shotgun sequence, a single genomic window includes:
- the ABCF1 gene encoding ATP-binding cassette sub-family F member 1 isoform X4 — MPKGPKQQPPEPEWIGDGESTSPADKVVKKGKKDKKTKKTFFEELAVEDKQAGEEEKVLREREKEQQQQQQQQQQQKKKRDTRKGRRKKDVDDDGEEKELLERLKKLSVPASDEEDEAPAPAPRGGKKNKGGNVFAALIQDQSEEEEEEEKRPPKPAKPEKNQINKVVSEEQRPGLKGKKGKEERSKGKAKPQNKFVALNNEEEEEEEVTKEKEPPKQGKERAKKTERGSEDEGEEEEEEEGEPKADDPYAHLSKKEKKKLKKQMEYERQVASLKAANAAENDFSVSQAEVSSRQAMLENASDIKLEKFSISAHGKELFVNADLYIVAGRRYGLVGPNGKGKTTLLKHIANRALSIPPNIDVLLCEQEVVADETPAVQAVLRADTKRLKLLEEERRLQGRLEQGDDTAAEMLEKVYEELRATGAAAAEAKARRILAGLGFDPEMQNRPTQKFSGGWRMRVSLARALFMEPTLLMLDEPTNHLDLNAVIWLNNYLQGWRKTLLIVSHDQGFLDDVCTDIIHLDAQRLHYYRGNYMTFKKMYQQKQKELLKQYEKQEKKLKELKAGGKSTKQAEKQTKEALTRKQQKCRRKNQDEESQEAPELLKRPKEYTVRFTFPNPPPLSPPVLGLHGVTFGYEGQKPLFKNLDFGIDMDSRICIVGPNGVGKSTLLLLLTGKLTPTRGEMRKNHRLKIGFFNQQYAEQLHMEETPTEYLQRSFNLPYQDARKCLGRFGLESHAHTIQICKLSGGQKARVVFAELACREPDVLILDEPTNNLDIESIDALGEAINEYQGAVIVVSHDARLITETNCQLWVVEEQSVSQIDGDFEDYKREVLEALGEVMVSRPRE, encoded by the exons ATGCcgaaggggcccaagcagcagCCGCCGGAACCCGAGTGGATCGGGGACGGAGAGAGCACGAGCCCCGCAG acaaagtggtgaagaaagggaagaaggacaAGAAGACCAAAAAGACG TTCTTTGAAGAACTGGCAGTAGAAGATAAACAGgctggggaggaagagaaagtgcTCAGGGAGCGAgagaaggagcagcagcagcagcagcagcagcagcaacagcag AAAAAGAAGCGCGACACCCGGAAAGGCCGGCGGAAGAAGGATGTCGATGATGATGGGGAGGagaaggagctcctggagcgCCTCAAGAAGCTGTCGGTGCCGGCCAGCGACGAGGAGGACGAGG CGCCTGCCCCAGCACCCCGAGGAGGGAAGAAGAACAAG GGTGGGAATGTTTTTGCAGCCCTGATTCAAGATcagagtgaggaagaggaggaggaagaaaaacgCCCTCCTAAGCCTGCCAAGCCAGAGAAGAATCAGATCAATAAG GTTGTGTCTGAAGAACAACGGCCAGGTCTCAAAggcaaaaaaggaaaggaagaaaggtcaAAAGGCAAAGCTAAG CCTCAGAATAAGTTTGTTGCTCTGAAcaatgaagaggaagaagaagaagaagtaacgAAAGAAAAGGAGCCTCCCAAACAAGGGAAGGAGAGGGCCAAGAAAACAGAGCGG GGTTCAGAGGacgaaggggaggaggaggaggaggaggagggggagcctAAGGCAGATGATCCCTATGCTCACCTCagcaaaaaggagaagaaaaagctgAAGAAGCAG ATGGAGTATGAGCGCCAGGTGGCTTCTCTGAAAGCAGCGAACGCTGCTGAAAACGACTTCTCCGTGTCCCAGGCGGAGGTGTCCTCCCGACAGGCCATGTTAGAGAACGCGTCTGACATCAAG CTAGAAAAGTTCAGCATCTCTGCCCACGGCAAGGAATTGTTTGTCAACGCGGACCTGTACATTGTAGCCGGCCGCCGCTACGGGCTGGTGGGCCCCAACgg CAAGGGCAAGACCACACTCCTCAAGCACATTGCCAACCGTGCCCTGAGCATCCCTCCCAACATCGACGTGCTGCTGTGTGAgcagg AGGTGGTCGCGGATGAGACTCCAGCTGTGCAGGCTGTTCTTCGAGCCGACACCAAGCGACTGAAGCTGCTGGAAGAGGAGCGCCGGCTGCAGGGACGGCTGGAGCAAGGGGACGACACAGCCGCCGAGATGCTGGAGAAG GTGTACGAGGAATTGCGGGCCACCGGGGCAGCGGCCGCGGAGGCCAAAGCAAGACGGATTCTGGCCGGTCTGGGCTTTGACCCTGAAATGCAGAATCGGCCCACCCAGAAGTTCTCGGGGGGCTGGCGTATGCGTGTCTCCTTGGCCAG ggcactGTTCATGGAGCCCACGCTGCTGATGCTGGATGAGCCCACCAACCACCTGGACCTCAACGCCGTCATCTGGCTCAATAA CTACCTCCAGGGCTGGCGGAAGACGCTGCTGATTGTCTCCCACGACCAGGGCTTCCTGGATGACGTCTGCACAGACATCATCCATCTGGACGCGCAGCGGCTGCACTACTACAGGGGCAATTACA TGACCTTCAAGAAGATGTACCAGCAGAAGCAGAAGGAGCTGCTGAAGCAGTATGAGAAGCAGGAGAAGAAGCTGAAGGAGCTGAAGGCGGGCGGCAAGTCCACCAAGCAGGCG GAAAAACAAACGAAAGAAGCCCTGACTCGAAAGCAGCAGAAATGCCGGCGGAAAAACCAAGACGAGGAGTCCCAGGAGGCCCCCGAGCTCCTGAAGCGCCCCAAGGAGTACACCGTGCGCTTCACTTTCCCGAACCCGCCGCCCCTCAGCCCGCCCGTGCTGGGTCTGCACG GTGTGACATTTGGCTACGAGGGGCAGAAACCACTGTTTAAGAATCTGGATTTTGGCATCGACATGGACTCGAGGA TCTGCATCGTGGGCCCTAACGGCGTGGGGAAGAGCACactgctcctgctgctgactgGCAAGCTGACGCCG ACCCGCGGGGAAATGAGAAAGAACCACCGGCTG AAAATTGGCTTCTTCAACCAGCAGTATGCAGAGCAGCTGCACATGGAGGAGACGCCCACTGAGTACCTGCAGCGCAGCTTCAACCTGCCCTACCAGGATGCCCGCAAGTGCCTGGGCCGCTTTGGCCTCGAGAGCCACGCCCACACCATCCAGATCTGCAAGCTCTCTG GGGGGCAGAAAGCCAGAGTGGTGTTTGCAGAGCTGGCCTGTCGGGAGCCTGACGTCCTCATCTTG GATGAGCCTACCAATAACTTGGACATAGAGTCCATCGATGCTCTGGGCGAGGCCATCAACGAGTACCAGGGTG
- the ABCF1 gene encoding ATP-binding cassette sub-family F member 1 isoform X2 codes for MPKGPKQQPPEPEWIGDGESTSPADKVVKKGKKDKKTKKTFFEELAVEDKQAGEEEKVLREREKEQQQQQQQQQQQQQKKKRDTRKGRRKKDVDDDGEEKELLERLKKLSVPASDEEDEAPAPAPRGGKKNKGGNVFAALIQDQSEEEEEEEKRPPKPAKPEKNQINKVVSEEQRPGLKGKKGKEERSKGKAKPQNKFVALNNEEEEEEEVTKEKEPPKQGKERAKKTERGSEDEGEEEEEEEGEPKADDPYAHLSKKEKKKLKKQMEYERQVASLKAANAAENDFSVSQAEVSSRQAMLENASDIKLEKFSISAHGKELFVNADLYIVAGRRYGLVGPNGKGKTTLLKHIANRALSIPPNIDVLLCEQEVVADETPAVQAVLRADTKRLKLLEEERRLQGRLEQGDDTAAEMLEKVYEELRATGAAAAEAKARRILAGLGFDPEMQNRPTQKFSGGWRMRVSLARALFMEPTLLMLDEPTNHLDLNAVIWLNNYLQGWRKTLLIVSHDQGFLDDVCTDIIHLDAQRLHYYRGNYMTFKKMYQQKQKELLKQYEKQEKKLKELKAGGKSTKQAEKQTKEALTRKQQKCRRKNQDEESQEAPELLKRPKEYTVRFTFPNPPPLSPPVLGLHGVTFGYEGQKPLFKNLDFGIDMDSRICIVGPNGVGKSTLLLLLTGKLTPTRGEMRKNHRLKIGFFNQQYAEQLHMEETPTEYLQRSFNLPYQDARKCLGRFGLESHAHTIQICKLSGGQKARVVFAELACREPDVLILDEPTNNLDIESIDALGEAINEYQGAVIVVSHDARLITETNCQLWVVEEQSVSQIDGDFEDYKREVLEALGEVMVSRPRE; via the exons ATGCcgaaggggcccaagcagcagCCGCCGGAACCCGAGTGGATCGGGGACGGAGAGAGCACGAGCCCCGCAG acaaagtggtgaagaaagggaagaaggacaAGAAGACCAAAAAGACG TTCTTTGAAGAACTGGCAGTAGAAGATAAACAGgctggggaggaagagaaagtgcTCAGGGAGCGAgagaaggagcagcagcagcagcagcagcagcagcaacagcag CAGCAGAAAAAGAAGCGCGACACCCGGAAAGGCCGGCGGAAGAAGGATGTCGATGATGATGGGGAGGagaaggagctcctggagcgCCTCAAGAAGCTGTCGGTGCCGGCCAGCGACGAGGAGGACGAGG CGCCTGCCCCAGCACCCCGAGGAGGGAAGAAGAACAAG GGTGGGAATGTTTTTGCAGCCCTGATTCAAGATcagagtgaggaagaggaggaggaagaaaaacgCCCTCCTAAGCCTGCCAAGCCAGAGAAGAATCAGATCAATAAG GTTGTGTCTGAAGAACAACGGCCAGGTCTCAAAggcaaaaaaggaaaggaagaaaggtcaAAAGGCAAAGCTAAG CCTCAGAATAAGTTTGTTGCTCTGAAcaatgaagaggaagaagaagaagaagtaacgAAAGAAAAGGAGCCTCCCAAACAAGGGAAGGAGAGGGCCAAGAAAACAGAGCGG GGTTCAGAGGacgaaggggaggaggaggaggaggaggagggggagcctAAGGCAGATGATCCCTATGCTCACCTCagcaaaaaggagaagaaaaagctgAAGAAGCAG ATGGAGTATGAGCGCCAGGTGGCTTCTCTGAAAGCAGCGAACGCTGCTGAAAACGACTTCTCCGTGTCCCAGGCGGAGGTGTCCTCCCGACAGGCCATGTTAGAGAACGCGTCTGACATCAAG CTAGAAAAGTTCAGCATCTCTGCCCACGGCAAGGAATTGTTTGTCAACGCGGACCTGTACATTGTAGCCGGCCGCCGCTACGGGCTGGTGGGCCCCAACgg CAAGGGCAAGACCACACTCCTCAAGCACATTGCCAACCGTGCCCTGAGCATCCCTCCCAACATCGACGTGCTGCTGTGTGAgcagg AGGTGGTCGCGGATGAGACTCCAGCTGTGCAGGCTGTTCTTCGAGCCGACACCAAGCGACTGAAGCTGCTGGAAGAGGAGCGCCGGCTGCAGGGACGGCTGGAGCAAGGGGACGACACAGCCGCCGAGATGCTGGAGAAG GTGTACGAGGAATTGCGGGCCACCGGGGCAGCGGCCGCGGAGGCCAAAGCAAGACGGATTCTGGCCGGTCTGGGCTTTGACCCTGAAATGCAGAATCGGCCCACCCAGAAGTTCTCGGGGGGCTGGCGTATGCGTGTCTCCTTGGCCAG ggcactGTTCATGGAGCCCACGCTGCTGATGCTGGATGAGCCCACCAACCACCTGGACCTCAACGCCGTCATCTGGCTCAATAA CTACCTCCAGGGCTGGCGGAAGACGCTGCTGATTGTCTCCCACGACCAGGGCTTCCTGGATGACGTCTGCACAGACATCATCCATCTGGACGCGCAGCGGCTGCACTACTACAGGGGCAATTACA TGACCTTCAAGAAGATGTACCAGCAGAAGCAGAAGGAGCTGCTGAAGCAGTATGAGAAGCAGGAGAAGAAGCTGAAGGAGCTGAAGGCGGGCGGCAAGTCCACCAAGCAGGCG GAAAAACAAACGAAAGAAGCCCTGACTCGAAAGCAGCAGAAATGCCGGCGGAAAAACCAAGACGAGGAGTCCCAGGAGGCCCCCGAGCTCCTGAAGCGCCCCAAGGAGTACACCGTGCGCTTCACTTTCCCGAACCCGCCGCCCCTCAGCCCGCCCGTGCTGGGTCTGCACG GTGTGACATTTGGCTACGAGGGGCAGAAACCACTGTTTAAGAATCTGGATTTTGGCATCGACATGGACTCGAGGA TCTGCATCGTGGGCCCTAACGGCGTGGGGAAGAGCACactgctcctgctgctgactgGCAAGCTGACGCCG ACCCGCGGGGAAATGAGAAAGAACCACCGGCTG AAAATTGGCTTCTTCAACCAGCAGTATGCAGAGCAGCTGCACATGGAGGAGACGCCCACTGAGTACCTGCAGCGCAGCTTCAACCTGCCCTACCAGGATGCCCGCAAGTGCCTGGGCCGCTTTGGCCTCGAGAGCCACGCCCACACCATCCAGATCTGCAAGCTCTCTG GGGGGCAGAAAGCCAGAGTGGTGTTTGCAGAGCTGGCCTGTCGGGAGCCTGACGTCCTCATCTTG GATGAGCCTACCAATAACTTGGACATAGAGTCCATCGATGCTCTGGGCGAGGCCATCAACGAGTACCAGGGTG
- the ABCF1 gene encoding ATP-binding cassette sub-family F member 1 isoform X1 yields MPKGPKQQPPEPEWIGDGESTSPADKVVKKGKKDKKTKKTFFEELAVEDKQAGEEEKVLREREKEQQQQQQQQQQQVQQKKKRDTRKGRRKKDVDDDGEEKELLERLKKLSVPASDEEDEAPAPAPRGGKKNKGGNVFAALIQDQSEEEEEEEKRPPKPAKPEKNQINKVVSEEQRPGLKGKKGKEERSKGKAKPQNKFVALNNEEEEEEEVTKEKEPPKQGKERAKKTERGSEDEGEEEEEEEGEPKADDPYAHLSKKEKKKLKKQMEYERQVASLKAANAAENDFSVSQAEVSSRQAMLENASDIKLEKFSISAHGKELFVNADLYIVAGRRYGLVGPNGKGKTTLLKHIANRALSIPPNIDVLLCEQEVVADETPAVQAVLRADTKRLKLLEEERRLQGRLEQGDDTAAEMLEKVYEELRATGAAAAEAKARRILAGLGFDPEMQNRPTQKFSGGWRMRVSLARALFMEPTLLMLDEPTNHLDLNAVIWLNNYLQGWRKTLLIVSHDQGFLDDVCTDIIHLDAQRLHYYRGNYMTFKKMYQQKQKELLKQYEKQEKKLKELKAGGKSTKQAEKQTKEALTRKQQKCRRKNQDEESQEAPELLKRPKEYTVRFTFPNPPPLSPPVLGLHGVTFGYEGQKPLFKNLDFGIDMDSRICIVGPNGVGKSTLLLLLTGKLTPTRGEMRKNHRLKIGFFNQQYAEQLHMEETPTEYLQRSFNLPYQDARKCLGRFGLESHAHTIQICKLSGGQKARVVFAELACREPDVLILDEPTNNLDIESIDALGEAINEYQGAVIVVSHDARLITETNCQLWVVEEQSVSQIDGDFEDYKREVLEALGEVMVSRPRE; encoded by the exons ATGCcgaaggggcccaagcagcagCCGCCGGAACCCGAGTGGATCGGGGACGGAGAGAGCACGAGCCCCGCAG acaaagtggtgaagaaagggaagaaggacaAGAAGACCAAAAAGACG TTCTTTGAAGAACTGGCAGTAGAAGATAAACAGgctggggaggaagagaaagtgcTCAGGGAGCGAgagaaggagcagcagcagcagcagcagcagcagcaacagcaggtaCAG CAGAAAAAGAAGCGCGACACCCGGAAAGGCCGGCGGAAGAAGGATGTCGATGATGATGGGGAGGagaaggagctcctggagcgCCTCAAGAAGCTGTCGGTGCCGGCCAGCGACGAGGAGGACGAGG CGCCTGCCCCAGCACCCCGAGGAGGGAAGAAGAACAAG GGTGGGAATGTTTTTGCAGCCCTGATTCAAGATcagagtgaggaagaggaggaggaagaaaaacgCCCTCCTAAGCCTGCCAAGCCAGAGAAGAATCAGATCAATAAG GTTGTGTCTGAAGAACAACGGCCAGGTCTCAAAggcaaaaaaggaaaggaagaaaggtcaAAAGGCAAAGCTAAG CCTCAGAATAAGTTTGTTGCTCTGAAcaatgaagaggaagaagaagaagaagtaacgAAAGAAAAGGAGCCTCCCAAACAAGGGAAGGAGAGGGCCAAGAAAACAGAGCGG GGTTCAGAGGacgaaggggaggaggaggaggaggaggagggggagcctAAGGCAGATGATCCCTATGCTCACCTCagcaaaaaggagaagaaaaagctgAAGAAGCAG ATGGAGTATGAGCGCCAGGTGGCTTCTCTGAAAGCAGCGAACGCTGCTGAAAACGACTTCTCCGTGTCCCAGGCGGAGGTGTCCTCCCGACAGGCCATGTTAGAGAACGCGTCTGACATCAAG CTAGAAAAGTTCAGCATCTCTGCCCACGGCAAGGAATTGTTTGTCAACGCGGACCTGTACATTGTAGCCGGCCGCCGCTACGGGCTGGTGGGCCCCAACgg CAAGGGCAAGACCACACTCCTCAAGCACATTGCCAACCGTGCCCTGAGCATCCCTCCCAACATCGACGTGCTGCTGTGTGAgcagg AGGTGGTCGCGGATGAGACTCCAGCTGTGCAGGCTGTTCTTCGAGCCGACACCAAGCGACTGAAGCTGCTGGAAGAGGAGCGCCGGCTGCAGGGACGGCTGGAGCAAGGGGACGACACAGCCGCCGAGATGCTGGAGAAG GTGTACGAGGAATTGCGGGCCACCGGGGCAGCGGCCGCGGAGGCCAAAGCAAGACGGATTCTGGCCGGTCTGGGCTTTGACCCTGAAATGCAGAATCGGCCCACCCAGAAGTTCTCGGGGGGCTGGCGTATGCGTGTCTCCTTGGCCAG ggcactGTTCATGGAGCCCACGCTGCTGATGCTGGATGAGCCCACCAACCACCTGGACCTCAACGCCGTCATCTGGCTCAATAA CTACCTCCAGGGCTGGCGGAAGACGCTGCTGATTGTCTCCCACGACCAGGGCTTCCTGGATGACGTCTGCACAGACATCATCCATCTGGACGCGCAGCGGCTGCACTACTACAGGGGCAATTACA TGACCTTCAAGAAGATGTACCAGCAGAAGCAGAAGGAGCTGCTGAAGCAGTATGAGAAGCAGGAGAAGAAGCTGAAGGAGCTGAAGGCGGGCGGCAAGTCCACCAAGCAGGCG GAAAAACAAACGAAAGAAGCCCTGACTCGAAAGCAGCAGAAATGCCGGCGGAAAAACCAAGACGAGGAGTCCCAGGAGGCCCCCGAGCTCCTGAAGCGCCCCAAGGAGTACACCGTGCGCTTCACTTTCCCGAACCCGCCGCCCCTCAGCCCGCCCGTGCTGGGTCTGCACG GTGTGACATTTGGCTACGAGGGGCAGAAACCACTGTTTAAGAATCTGGATTTTGGCATCGACATGGACTCGAGGA TCTGCATCGTGGGCCCTAACGGCGTGGGGAAGAGCACactgctcctgctgctgactgGCAAGCTGACGCCG ACCCGCGGGGAAATGAGAAAGAACCACCGGCTG AAAATTGGCTTCTTCAACCAGCAGTATGCAGAGCAGCTGCACATGGAGGAGACGCCCACTGAGTACCTGCAGCGCAGCTTCAACCTGCCCTACCAGGATGCCCGCAAGTGCCTGGGCCGCTTTGGCCTCGAGAGCCACGCCCACACCATCCAGATCTGCAAGCTCTCTG GGGGGCAGAAAGCCAGAGTGGTGTTTGCAGAGCTGGCCTGTCGGGAGCCTGACGTCCTCATCTTG GATGAGCCTACCAATAACTTGGACATAGAGTCCATCGATGCTCTGGGCGAGGCCATCAACGAGTACCAGGGTG
- the ABCF1 gene encoding ATP-binding cassette sub-family F member 1 isoform X3, translating into MPKGPKQQPPEPEWIGDGESTSPADKVVKKGKKDKKTKKTFFEELAVEDKQAGEEEKVLREREKEQQQQQQQQQQQQKKKRDTRKGRRKKDVDDDGEEKELLERLKKLSVPASDEEDEAPAPAPRGGKKNKGGNVFAALIQDQSEEEEEEEKRPPKPAKPEKNQINKVVSEEQRPGLKGKKGKEERSKGKAKPQNKFVALNNEEEEEEEVTKEKEPPKQGKERAKKTERGSEDEGEEEEEEEGEPKADDPYAHLSKKEKKKLKKQMEYERQVASLKAANAAENDFSVSQAEVSSRQAMLENASDIKLEKFSISAHGKELFVNADLYIVAGRRYGLVGPNGKGKTTLLKHIANRALSIPPNIDVLLCEQEVVADETPAVQAVLRADTKRLKLLEEERRLQGRLEQGDDTAAEMLEKVYEELRATGAAAAEAKARRILAGLGFDPEMQNRPTQKFSGGWRMRVSLARALFMEPTLLMLDEPTNHLDLNAVIWLNNYLQGWRKTLLIVSHDQGFLDDVCTDIIHLDAQRLHYYRGNYMTFKKMYQQKQKELLKQYEKQEKKLKELKAGGKSTKQAEKQTKEALTRKQQKCRRKNQDEESQEAPELLKRPKEYTVRFTFPNPPPLSPPVLGLHGVTFGYEGQKPLFKNLDFGIDMDSRICIVGPNGVGKSTLLLLLTGKLTPTRGEMRKNHRLKIGFFNQQYAEQLHMEETPTEYLQRSFNLPYQDARKCLGRFGLESHAHTIQICKLSGGQKARVVFAELACREPDVLILDEPTNNLDIESIDALGEAINEYQGAVIVVSHDARLITETNCQLWVVEEQSVSQIDGDFEDYKREVLEALGEVMVSRPRE; encoded by the exons ATGCcgaaggggcccaagcagcagCCGCCGGAACCCGAGTGGATCGGGGACGGAGAGAGCACGAGCCCCGCAG acaaagtggtgaagaaagggaagaaggacaAGAAGACCAAAAAGACG TTCTTTGAAGAACTGGCAGTAGAAGATAAACAGgctggggaggaagagaaagtgcTCAGGGAGCGAgagaaggagcagcagcagcagcagcagcagcagcaacagcag CAGAAAAAGAAGCGCGACACCCGGAAAGGCCGGCGGAAGAAGGATGTCGATGATGATGGGGAGGagaaggagctcctggagcgCCTCAAGAAGCTGTCGGTGCCGGCCAGCGACGAGGAGGACGAGG CGCCTGCCCCAGCACCCCGAGGAGGGAAGAAGAACAAG GGTGGGAATGTTTTTGCAGCCCTGATTCAAGATcagagtgaggaagaggaggaggaagaaaaacgCCCTCCTAAGCCTGCCAAGCCAGAGAAGAATCAGATCAATAAG GTTGTGTCTGAAGAACAACGGCCAGGTCTCAAAggcaaaaaaggaaaggaagaaaggtcaAAAGGCAAAGCTAAG CCTCAGAATAAGTTTGTTGCTCTGAAcaatgaagaggaagaagaagaagaagtaacgAAAGAAAAGGAGCCTCCCAAACAAGGGAAGGAGAGGGCCAAGAAAACAGAGCGG GGTTCAGAGGacgaaggggaggaggaggaggaggaggagggggagcctAAGGCAGATGATCCCTATGCTCACCTCagcaaaaaggagaagaaaaagctgAAGAAGCAG ATGGAGTATGAGCGCCAGGTGGCTTCTCTGAAAGCAGCGAACGCTGCTGAAAACGACTTCTCCGTGTCCCAGGCGGAGGTGTCCTCCCGACAGGCCATGTTAGAGAACGCGTCTGACATCAAG CTAGAAAAGTTCAGCATCTCTGCCCACGGCAAGGAATTGTTTGTCAACGCGGACCTGTACATTGTAGCCGGCCGCCGCTACGGGCTGGTGGGCCCCAACgg CAAGGGCAAGACCACACTCCTCAAGCACATTGCCAACCGTGCCCTGAGCATCCCTCCCAACATCGACGTGCTGCTGTGTGAgcagg AGGTGGTCGCGGATGAGACTCCAGCTGTGCAGGCTGTTCTTCGAGCCGACACCAAGCGACTGAAGCTGCTGGAAGAGGAGCGCCGGCTGCAGGGACGGCTGGAGCAAGGGGACGACACAGCCGCCGAGATGCTGGAGAAG GTGTACGAGGAATTGCGGGCCACCGGGGCAGCGGCCGCGGAGGCCAAAGCAAGACGGATTCTGGCCGGTCTGGGCTTTGACCCTGAAATGCAGAATCGGCCCACCCAGAAGTTCTCGGGGGGCTGGCGTATGCGTGTCTCCTTGGCCAG ggcactGTTCATGGAGCCCACGCTGCTGATGCTGGATGAGCCCACCAACCACCTGGACCTCAACGCCGTCATCTGGCTCAATAA CTACCTCCAGGGCTGGCGGAAGACGCTGCTGATTGTCTCCCACGACCAGGGCTTCCTGGATGACGTCTGCACAGACATCATCCATCTGGACGCGCAGCGGCTGCACTACTACAGGGGCAATTACA TGACCTTCAAGAAGATGTACCAGCAGAAGCAGAAGGAGCTGCTGAAGCAGTATGAGAAGCAGGAGAAGAAGCTGAAGGAGCTGAAGGCGGGCGGCAAGTCCACCAAGCAGGCG GAAAAACAAACGAAAGAAGCCCTGACTCGAAAGCAGCAGAAATGCCGGCGGAAAAACCAAGACGAGGAGTCCCAGGAGGCCCCCGAGCTCCTGAAGCGCCCCAAGGAGTACACCGTGCGCTTCACTTTCCCGAACCCGCCGCCCCTCAGCCCGCCCGTGCTGGGTCTGCACG GTGTGACATTTGGCTACGAGGGGCAGAAACCACTGTTTAAGAATCTGGATTTTGGCATCGACATGGACTCGAGGA TCTGCATCGTGGGCCCTAACGGCGTGGGGAAGAGCACactgctcctgctgctgactgGCAAGCTGACGCCG ACCCGCGGGGAAATGAGAAAGAACCACCGGCTG AAAATTGGCTTCTTCAACCAGCAGTATGCAGAGCAGCTGCACATGGAGGAGACGCCCACTGAGTACCTGCAGCGCAGCTTCAACCTGCCCTACCAGGATGCCCGCAAGTGCCTGGGCCGCTTTGGCCTCGAGAGCCACGCCCACACCATCCAGATCTGCAAGCTCTCTG GGGGGCAGAAAGCCAGAGTGGTGTTTGCAGAGCTGGCCTGTCGGGAGCCTGACGTCCTCATCTTG GATGAGCCTACCAATAACTTGGACATAGAGTCCATCGATGCTCTGGGCGAGGCCATCAACGAGTACCAGGGTG